One Cryptomeria japonica chromosome 9, Sugi_1.0, whole genome shotgun sequence genomic window carries:
- the LOC131032995 gene encoding probably inactive leucine-rich repeat receptor-like protein kinase At5g48380, with amino-acid sequence MGKSIGLFLAKVIVSVVPLLSLLLIQGSATETDIQCLKTLKRNLKDPNDYLSTWKFENLPEGYICNFVGVDCWHPNENRVLNIKLPGMGLEGDFPLGFNYCTTMTGLDLSDNKFTGPIPVNLPKWIQYLTSLDLSQNNFVGTIPREVANLTYLNILHLQSNQLTGQIPWELTRLERLKEFNVANNRLSGQIPTFVHKFEADNFNNNSDLCGVPLRNCNETLPAKKKSPVIATAASVTGVSVFFLIGYSVWWFFIRSEPKEIVTIDESKWAERIKGQFAKVSMFEKPVSKISLADLMVATNEFSTENIIGTGRTGTMYKATLPDGSILAIKRLQPSAQTDKKFKSEMITLGQLHHRNLVPLLGYCVAKGEKLLVYMHMPNGTLYEKLHVVESDGNSIDWPKRLKIAIGAARGLAWLHHSCNPRVIHRNVSSKCILLNEDYEPRITDFGLARLMNPVDTHLSTFVNGDFGDLGYVAPEYMRTLVATLKGDVFSFGVVLLELVTGQKPVEVENIHESFKGNLVDWISYLSKHGNVQEAIDKALIGRGYDEELLQVLKVATNCVLSPHKERPSMYEVYHLLRAIGENYNFSDQYDDIPLVSDTAERDYSNELIVAIEPK; translated from the exons ATGGGAAAAAGTATTGGCCTTTTCTTGGCTAAGGTTATTGTTTCTGTGGTTCCACTGCTGTCTCTCTTGTTGATTCAAGGTAGTGCGACTGAAACGGATATTCAATGCCTGAAAACTTTAAAGAGGAATTTGAAGGATCCTAACGACTATCTTTCTACCTGGAAGTTTGAAAATCTCCCTGAGGGGTATATCTGCAACTTTGTAGGAGTGGACTGCTGGCATCCGAACGAGAATAGGGTTTTGAACATCAAACTCCCTGGCATGGGTCTGGAGGGTGATTTCCCATTGGGGTTTAATTATTGCACCACAATGACAGGGCTGGATCTCTCTGATAATAAATTTACAGGGCCTATCCCTGTAAACCTTCCAAAATGGATTCAATATCTGACTTCCTTAGATCTTTCTCAGAACAATTTTGTAGGCACAATTCCTCGAGAGGTTGCAAACTTGACGTACTTGAACATACTTCATTTACAAAGTAATCAGTTGACTGGCCAGATTCCCTGGGAGCTCACCAGGTTGGAACGACTCAAAGAATTTAATGTAGCGAACAATCGGTTATCAGGGCAGATTCCTACATTTGTACATAAATTTGAAGCAGATAACTTTAATAATAACAGTGATCTCTGTGGAGTCCCTCTGAGGAATTGCAATGAGACATTGCCTGCTAAGAAAAAAAGCCCGGTTATTGCTACGGCTGCATCTGTTACTGGCGTTTCAGTTTTTTTTTTGATTGGATATTCCGTCTGGTGGTTCTTCATTCGATCAGAGCCAAAGGAAATTGTTACTATAGATGAAAGCAAATGGGCCGAGCGGATAAAGGGTCAATTCGCTAAG GTTTCCATGTTTGAGAAACCTGTTTCAAAGATTAGTCTGGCTGATCTTATGGTGGCCACAAATGAGTTCAGCACCGAAAACATCATAGGTACAGGAAGAACTGGCACAATGTATAAGGCAACGTTGCCAGATGGTTCTATATTGGCAATCAAAAGGTTGCAACCATCTGCACAGACTGACAAGAaattcaagtctgaaatgattaCTCTTGGGCAATTACATCACCGAAATTTGGTTCCACTTCTTGGCTACTGTGTTGCAAAAGGAGAGAAGCTTCTGGTTTACATGCACATGCCTAATGGAACCTTGTATGAAAAACTTCATGTTGTTGAGTCAGATGGTAATAGTATAGACTGGCCCAAAAGGTTAAAAATAGCAATTGGTGCAGCTAGAGGATTGGCTTGGCTTCACCATAGCTGCAATCCTAGGGTTATCCATCGCAATGTAAGTTCTAAATGCATAttattgaatgaagattatgaaccGAGGATAACAGACTTTGGGCTTGCTCGGTTGATGAATCCTGTAGATACCCATCTTAGCACATTTGTCAATGGTGATTTTGGCGATTTGGGTTATGTAGCACCAGAATACATGCGCACCTTGGTTGCCACTTTGAAGGGGGATGTCTTTAGTTTTGGGGTTGTTCTTCTAGAGTTGGTTACTGGACAGAAACCTGTTGAAGTTGAAAACATACATGAAAGTTTCAAGGGTAATTTAGTAGATTGGATCAGCTATCTTTCAAAACATGGTAATGTTCAGGAAGCCATCGACAAAGCTTTGATTGGCAGGGGATATGATGAAGAGCTTCTACAAGTTCTGAAGGTGGCTACTAACTGTGTTCTTTCTCCACACAAGGAGAGGCCTTCTATGTATGAGGTTTACCATCTGCTAAGAGCCATTGGTGAGAATTACAACTTTTCAGATCAGTATGATGATATACCTCTTGTATCAGATACTGCTGAGCGTGATTACTCAAATGAGCTTATAGTGGCAATCGAACCAAAGTGA